A window of Novosphingobium terrae contains these coding sequences:
- a CDS encoding DUF4303 domain-containing protein — protein MDWNAKAHELATATIAAVDELLSSLQGERLYAISLQTDDGGMSVGPSANTEEGYAASHAAAATSRTLSTAYEAYLRWNSAEWRYEILGDAHFEEINSALSDMEPGDTGEDFDSYFAKLIDAMIGALATLRAKRAEALEGVTLFVSITDSDEARAIEDRSATLLNPVPLAEAFLRRFG, from the coding sequence ATGGACTGGAACGCGAAAGCGCACGAACTGGCCACGGCGACTATCGCTGCGGTCGATGAATTGCTGTCGAGCCTGCAGGGCGAACGACTCTATGCCATCTCCCTGCAGACCGATGACGGCGGCATGAGCGTCGGCCCTTCCGCCAACACCGAAGAAGGCTATGCGGCAAGCCATGCCGCCGCCGCGACATCCCGGACATTGTCCACCGCCTATGAGGCCTATCTGCGATGGAACTCAGCGGAATGGCGGTATGAAATTCTCGGCGATGCGCATTTCGAGGAGATCAACAGTGCGTTGAGCGATATGGAGCCGGGTGACACCGGTGAGGATTTCGACAGCTACTTTGCCAAGCTGATCGACGCGATGATCGGCGCTCTCGCCACGCTGCGCGCCAAACGCGCAGAAGCGCTTGAAGGTGTGACCCTTTTCGTCAGCATCACCGACAGCGACGAGGCCCGGGCCATCGAGGACCGCTCGGCAACGCTGCTCAATCCGGTGCCGCTGGCTGAAGCTTTCCTCCGCCGTTTCGGGTGA
- a CDS encoding MerR family transcriptional regulator: protein MKMRDLEARTGVNRETIRVYLRHKLIPEPDRPCRNVADYSETHVQAILAIRQLQQESRLTLPQISAMMAGGAAQGPVGASAFDKLEQLVAHRAGADGPPVAIASLLDEYPHAEEDARILASIGILRIIETAGGDMLTLSAAQMVRIWGRMRQAGFDQHLDYAPDILGFYIEAADFVGRWEATTFLQRTQGRIEVEEAATMVERALPLMLDFFGLLRQQAFFRHFDTLRGAGAEP from the coding sequence ATGAAAATGCGTGATCTGGAAGCACGGACCGGCGTCAACCGCGAGACGATCCGCGTCTATCTGCGGCACAAGCTCATCCCCGAGCCCGACCGCCCCTGCCGCAATGTCGCCGATTACAGCGAAACGCATGTTCAGGCGATCCTCGCCATCCGGCAGTTGCAGCAGGAGAGCCGCCTGACCCTGCCGCAAATCAGCGCGATGATGGCCGGTGGCGCCGCTCAGGGCCCCGTGGGGGCCAGCGCCTTCGACAAGCTGGAGCAGCTTGTCGCGCATCGCGCCGGGGCTGACGGGCCGCCGGTGGCCATTGCTTCGCTGCTCGACGAATATCCCCATGCCGAGGAGGATGCGCGCATTCTGGCCAGCATCGGCATCCTCCGGATCATCGAGACCGCGGGGGGCGATATGCTCACGCTGTCCGCCGCGCAGATGGTGCGGATCTGGGGGCGGATGCGACAGGCGGGCTTCGACCAGCACCTCGATTACGCGCCCGATATTCTGGGCTTTTACATCGAGGCCGCCGATTTCGTGGGGCGCTGGGAGGCCACCACCTTCCTGCAGCGCACACAGGGCCGGATCGAGGTGGAGGAAGCCGCCACCATGGTGGAACGCGCCCTGCCGCTGATGCTGGATTTCTTCGGCCTGCTGCGCCAGCAGGCCTTCTTCCGCCATTTTGACACTCTGCGCGGCGCCGGGGCAGAGCCCTGA
- a CDS encoding RHS repeat-associated core domain-containing protein, giving the protein MTEHPEAAEKLRALREKTAASSNAGTVSAIATTGHVVSGGLLAAGAVSAANAGMAALKCFGSRVAAPLAGAMAGAWVAEKVHADEAAFRVAQQFGAKRLAGPGKNAAHLKHQIAHSNVFAGILAGLAVGAAIAVGAALIIGTAGMASPLVGAAVGFGAGFMGAAIAGAGAKTATMEGPITSGSPNVLFEGQPAARVTDTATCSKHSGPPSQIIEGSQTILINGLPMARIGHKLSCDAVVQEGCATVLGDDTTGSYGTPDADLSIAEQLVLSVAEVAGTYSSVREGGLLDGLLRKLFGEPVDIVTGDYADSRVDFTHPGLLPLTLERTYPGRMRVDGALGPRWICNWSQRLLLDEPGATALLEDAGGQRLRFALGDALQIDARHLKAPYYHLTGTRDRLRLYDSRSRQCLVFAPLSDQAVLELAAIEDRSGNRITFHRDPRGHLREIRHPDGTLFQIETTPQGWLRTLRMAGEAEPLVRYAYDAAGHLLEVQGTFTGEFHYRYTPEGWLNAWRDSGPTSVEIAYDSAGRVIATQGPEGLFNDRFHYFPEQRRSRYVDATGAAREFRYDANNLVVEEIDPLGARWISAWDSLEKLQRRIDPAGRETRYAHDRDGRCIMQTDWAGRRTSWTYDRWGALTRIEDGEGATAFTHDACGRLIRWQAPDGRSGTATYDARGALLSAQTSGEGATLWENDAAGRPLARHDPGERITRYQWDRMGRMIALTDPAGRVSRWDYRRSPENPRGNLALARTPDGGENRFAYDSEGLLAARIRSDGQTVRFTHGAFDTLRAVTDPLGPTTRFAYDGAGRLAAITDAAGQHWQFRYDPAGRLAAQSDWAGRETLYRRDPLGRVLAKRLPDGRDQQFEWDERDRITRVVAGEDAISYRYDERDRLIGASTWQLVQGAPQCLADVTLHYDDKGRLLREEQNGIAITYRYDAAGRCIGRASPSGETSLAFDDAGLLTRYESNGHALRFSHDVSGLETLRELTALGSATAFQLRQRYDPAGRIAEQRAGPVPVFASQREAPDAVARRYEWDAVGRLAATSEAGAETRYRYDPRDQAVSVERPEARETYRYDALMNLAEGLAGEHRYWRDCVVEAGPNRFRYDACGRMVERVLVEDGFRPRRWRYRWDGFDRLVGLETPDGARWRYTYDAFGRRVGKARLGEAARQVAYLWQGQTLAEAWHREDAAESLRIERWHFEPDGLRPLAKELVQADAAGDPMLAEADWHPIVADQLGAPHALFDADGTCRWRAAAQLWGRTRTARALLRERLGDEEPSPCALRFPGQWEDEESGLHYNLNRYYDPETGQYLSPDPIGVSGGVRTHAYVHDPLHWMDPLGLAECKWGDWYAAKTGTKAPKGMPRPHAHHIIFKGEFADLPEMQAALGRSRTVAAKYGIDPVNDPDALMWAPNRGHSIDNAETVASRLEAADARISAQNLPKAQATATMKTELQTIGNDVFGWP; this is encoded by the coding sequence GTGACGGAGCACCCCGAAGCCGCCGAAAAGCTGCGCGCCTTGCGCGAAAAGACGGCGGCTTCCAGCAATGCGGGCACGGTTTCGGCGATTGCCACCACCGGCCATGTGGTTTCCGGCGGGCTTCTGGCCGCCGGGGCGGTCAGTGCGGCCAATGCGGGGATGGCGGCGCTCAAATGCTTCGGGTCGCGGGTGGCGGCGCCGCTGGCCGGGGCGATGGCGGGCGCCTGGGTGGCCGAGAAGGTCCATGCCGATGAGGCCGCCTTCCGGGTTGCCCAGCAGTTCGGCGCCAAGCGGCTGGCCGGGCCCGGCAAGAATGCCGCCCATCTCAAGCATCAGATCGCGCATAGTAATGTCTTTGCGGGCATTCTGGCCGGTCTGGCGGTGGGCGCGGCCATTGCCGTGGGCGCCGCGCTGATCATCGGCACGGCGGGCATGGCCTCGCCGCTGGTGGGGGCGGCGGTCGGCTTTGGCGCGGGCTTTATGGGCGCGGCCATCGCCGGGGCCGGGGCCAAGACCGCGACGATGGAAGGGCCGATCACCAGCGGATCGCCCAATGTGCTGTTCGAGGGCCAGCCCGCCGCGCGCGTCACCGATACGGCGACATGCTCCAAACATTCCGGCCCGCCCTCACAGATCATCGAGGGCAGCCAGACCATCCTGATCAACGGCCTGCCCATGGCCCGCATCGGCCACAAGCTGTCCTGCGACGCGGTGGTGCAGGAGGGCTGCGCGACGGTGCTGGGCGATGACACCACCGGCTCCTACGGCACGCCCGATGCCGATCTCTCGATTGCCGAGCAACTGGTGCTGTCGGTGGCCGAAGTGGCGGGCACCTATTCCTCGGTGCGCGAGGGGGGCCTGCTCGACGGGCTGCTGCGCAAGCTGTTTGGCGAGCCGGTCGATATCGTCACCGGCGATTATGCCGACAGCCGGGTCGATTTCACCCATCCCGGCCTGCTGCCCCTGACGCTGGAGCGGACCTATCCGGGGCGGATGCGGGTGGACGGCGCGCTGGGCCCGCGCTGGATCTGCAACTGGTCGCAACGGCTGCTGCTGGATGAGCCGGGCGCCACCGCCCTGCTGGAGGATGCCGGGGGCCAGCGGCTGCGCTTTGCGCTGGGCGATGCGCTGCAGATCGATGCGCGCCACCTCAAGGCGCCCTATTACCATCTGACCGGCACGCGTGACCGCCTGCGCCTCTATGACAGCCGCAGCCGCCAGTGCCTGGTCTTTGCCCCGTTGAGCGATCAGGCGGTGCTGGAGCTTGCGGCGATCGAGGATCGCAGCGGCAACCGCATCACCTTCCATCGCGATCCCCGGGGCCATCTGCGCGAAATCCGTCACCCCGATGGCACGCTGTTCCAGATCGAAACCACGCCTCAGGGCTGGCTGAGGACCTTGCGCATGGCGGGCGAGGCCGAGCCGCTGGTGCGCTATGCCTATGATGCCGCAGGCCATCTGCTTGAGGTGCAGGGCACCTTCACCGGTGAATTCCATTATCGCTACACGCCGGAAGGCTGGCTGAACGCCTGGCGTGACAGCGGGCCAACATCTGTCGAAATCGCCTATGATTCCGCGGGGCGCGTCATCGCCACACAGGGTCCCGAAGGCCTGTTCAACGACCGCTTCCATTATTTTCCCGAACAGCGCCGCTCACGCTATGTCGACGCCACCGGGGCGGCGCGCGAGTTCCGCTATGATGCCAACAATCTGGTCGTGGAGGAGATCGATCCGCTCGGCGCACGCTGGATCAGCGCATGGGACAGCCTCGAAAAACTGCAGCGCCGCATCGATCCCGCCGGGCGCGAAACCCGCTACGCCCATGATCGCGACGGGCGCTGCATCATGCAGACCGACTGGGCCGGGCGCCGCACAAGCTGGACTTACGACCGCTGGGGCGCCCTCACAAGGATCGAGGATGGGGAAGGCGCCACGGCCTTCACCCATGATGCTTGCGGCAGGTTGATCCGGTGGCAGGCGCCTGACGGTCGCTCGGGCACGGCCACCTATGATGCGCGCGGGGCGCTGCTGAGCGCCCAAACCTCCGGCGAAGGCGCAACGCTGTGGGAGAACGATGCCGCCGGGCGCCCGCTGGCCCGCCACGATCCCGGCGAGCGGATCACCCGCTATCAATGGGACCGCATGGGCCGCATGATCGCGCTGACCGATCCTGCGGGGCGCGTCAGCCGCTGGGACTATCGCCGCTCGCCCGAAAATCCGCGCGGGAATCTGGCCCTCGCCCGGACGCCGGATGGCGGCGAAAACCGCTTCGCCTATGACAGCGAAGGCCTTCTGGCGGCCCGCATCCGCAGCGATGGGCAGACGGTGCGCTTCACCCATGGCGCCTTCGACACGCTGCGCGCGGTGACCGATCCGCTCGGCCCGACCACGCGTTTCGCCTATGACGGGGCGGGGCGGCTCGCCGCCATCACCGATGCCGCCGGGCAGCACTGGCAGTTCCGCTATGATCCGGCCGGGCGCCTCGCCGCGCAAAGCGACTGGGCCGGGCGCGAAACGCTCTATCGCCGCGATCCGCTGGGCCGCGTGCTCGCCAAGCGCCTGCCCGATGGGCGCGACCAGCAGTTCGAATGGGACGAGCGTGACCGCATCACCCGCGTGGTGGCGGGCGAGGATGCCATCTCCTACCGCTATGACGAGCGTGACCGGCTGATCGGCGCCAGCACCTGGCAGCTGGTGCAGGGTGCGCCGCAATGCCTCGCCGATGTGACGCTGCATTATGACGACAAGGGCCGCCTGCTGCGCGAGGAGCAGAACGGCATCGCCATCACCTATCGCTATGATGCGGCGGGGCGCTGCATCGGCCGCGCCAGCCCCAGCGGCGAGACATCTCTGGCCTTTGATGATGCGGGCCTGCTCACCCGCTATGAGAGCAATGGCCATGCCCTGCGCTTCAGCCATGATGTCAGCGGGCTGGAGACCCTGCGCGAGCTGACCGCGCTCGGCTCGGCCACGGCGTTTCAACTGCGCCAGCGCTATGATCCCGCCGGGCGCATCGCCGAACAGCGCGCCGGGCCCGTGCCGGTCTTCGCATCGCAGCGTGAAGCGCCCGATGCCGTGGCCCGCCGCTATGAGTGGGACGCTGTGGGCCGCCTTGCCGCCACCAGCGAGGCTGGCGCGGAAACCCGCTATCGCTATGATCCGCGCGATCAGGCCGTCTCGGTGGAGCGGCCCGAAGCGCGCGAGACCTATCGCTACGACGCCCTGATGAACCTTGCCGAGGGTCTGGCGGGCGAGCATCGCTATTGGCGCGATTGCGTGGTCGAGGCAGGCCCCAACCGTTTCCGCTATGATGCCTGCGGGCGGATGGTGGAGCGCGTGCTGGTGGAGGACGGCTTCCGCCCCCGCCGCTGGCGCTATCGCTGGGACGGGTTCGATCGGCTGGTCGGGCTGGAAACGCCCGATGGCGCACGCTGGCGCTACACCTATGATGCCTTTGGCCGCCGGGTGGGCAAGGCGCGGCTGGGCGAGGCCGCGCGACAGGTCGCCTATCTATGGCAGGGCCAGACGCTGGCCGAGGCATGGCATCGCGAGGATGCGGCGGAATCACTGCGCATCGAGCGCTGGCATTTCGAGCCTGATGGCCTGCGTCCGCTCGCCAAGGAGCTGGTGCAGGCCGATGCGGCGGGCGACCCCATGCTGGCGGAGGCCGACTGGCACCCCATCGTGGCGGATCAACTGGGCGCGCCGCATGCGCTCTTCGATGCCGATGGCACCTGCCGCTGGCGTGCCGCAGCGCAGCTCTGGGGCCGCACCCGCACCGCAAGGGCGCTGCTGCGCGAACGCCTCGGCGATGAGGAGCCCTCGCCCTGCGCCCTGCGCTTCCCCGGCCAGTGGGAGGATGAGGAAAGCGGGCTGCATTACAACCTCAACCGCTATTACGATCCGGAAACGGGGCAATATCTCTCGCCCGATCCGATCGGGGTGAGCGGGGGCGTAAGAACCCATGCCTATGTGCATGATCCGTTGCACTGGATGGACCCCCTTGGTCTGGCCGAATGCAAATGGGGCGACTGGTATGCGGCCAAGACCGGAACCAAGGCGCCCAAGGGCATGCCCCGCCCGCATGCCCATCACATCATCTTCAAGGGCGAGTTCGCCGATCTGCCTGAGATGCAGGCTGCGCTGGGCCGCAGTCGCACCGTCGCGGCAAAATATGGCATCGACCCGGTCAATGATCCCGATGCGCTGATGTGGGCACCCAATCGCGGGCACAGCATTGACAATGCCGAAACGGTCGCCTCGCGGCTGGAGGCTGCGGATGCGCGCATCTCCGCGCAGAACCTGCCCAAGGCACAGGCCACGGCAACGATGAAGACAGAGTTGCAAACAATCGGCAATGATGTTTTTGGCTGGCCATGA
- a CDS encoding ATP-binding protein has protein sequence MDQLSQTYRIGDFSLMLPQLRLWLGEAPVKLGGRALNLLAALAEARGDLVPRDALLARVWPNQAIDESAIRVHLSAARKALAQGGSQDNIIVNEAGRGYRLLLPVALIGEPGIKAPVAAPPEAVRYAVPGRLSSIVGREETIATIADKVIEQRFITLTGPGGIGKTTVAIAAAQHIFARRGLNAHFVDLAPVSDPQLVPGTVAAVLGLPAGGKDLPMQIAAHVSQQPALLILDNCEQVVDAAALLAEALFEEAPGLMLLATSREPLRAQGEWVHRLPALRVPAEDEAFDLAQLAQFPAITLFAQRALAANAAFTLTAQNAPAVIGICRTLDGIPLAIEFAAARSDQMAPDAILAGLEDRFALLSRGRRTALPRHRTLRGALDWSYALLDPMDQTILRRLAVFKSTFDLEAAAAVTRDLQLPPYRLADALADLVAKSLLNQTVDPVGGYRLLDTTRYYGIEQLDLAAEGTVTRGFHAEYLLKHLDDSARGWEGNALRPWLATYSRAIEDVRAALIWARSDATKLTLAIEIQIKSAVLWFHLSLAKDYLRHTEVALAGITQADVPTDLRAELFLGYGHALWHVAGPVPAMGEAFAQALTLAETNGSEGLILRARWGLWAHAILAGDYADSLTLARRFTQSLGDSDDLGNRQTALHMEALSLHFSGRQGEALERLLAVLAGDAAPERANHANHALVDGKIAALSLLARIRWQQGEIAEALALVREIAMDIDLVDHALSTCYGLAIGCIPIAMAAGDSMLAEVWIARLRSVTNRFDLDHWGRFALGYDAALKGTGALPAETSAMQSEMFRVAADPLADVIWHSAKA, from the coding sequence GTGGATCAGCTCAGTCAGACATACCGCATCGGCGATTTCAGCCTGATGCTGCCGCAGCTGCGGCTCTGGCTGGGCGAGGCGCCGGTCAAGCTGGGGGGCCGCGCGCTCAATCTGCTGGCCGCGCTGGCGGAGGCGCGCGGCGATCTGGTCCCGCGCGATGCCTTGCTGGCGCGCGTCTGGCCCAATCAGGCGATCGATGAAAGCGCCATTCGCGTGCATCTCTCGGCGGCGCGCAAGGCGCTGGCTCAGGGCGGCAGTCAGGACAACATCATCGTCAACGAGGCGGGGCGGGGTTATCGCCTGCTGCTGCCGGTCGCGCTGATCGGGGAACCCGGCATCAAAGCACCTGTGGCGGCCCCGCCAGAAGCCGTGCGCTATGCCGTGCCGGGGCGCCTCAGCAGCATCGTGGGGCGTGAAGAGACCATCGCCACCATCGCGGACAAGGTGATCGAGCAACGCTTTATCACCCTCACCGGGCCAGGCGGCATCGGCAAGACAACCGTCGCCATCGCCGCAGCTCAGCATATTTTCGCCCGGCGCGGGTTGAACGCTCATTTCGTCGATCTGGCGCCGGTCAGCGATCCGCAGCTGGTGCCCGGCACGGTGGCGGCGGTGCTGGGCCTGCCTGCGGGGGGCAAGGATCTGCCCATGCAGATCGCGGCACATGTGTCGCAGCAGCCCGCGCTGCTGATCCTCGACAATTGCGAGCAGGTGGTCGATGCCGCCGCCCTGCTGGCCGAGGCTCTGTTCGAGGAAGCCCCCGGCCTGATGCTGCTGGCCACCAGCCGCGAGCCTTTGCGTGCTCAGGGCGAATGGGTGCATCGCCTGCCCGCCCTGCGCGTTCCCGCCGAGGATGAGGCCTTCGATCTGGCCCAGTTGGCGCAATTCCCCGCCATCACCCTGTTTGCCCAGCGCGCTCTGGCCGCCAACGCGGCTTTTACCCTGACGGCTCAGAACGCCCCCGCCGTGATCGGCATCTGCAGGACGCTGGACGGCATCCCGCTGGCCATCGAATTCGCCGCCGCGCGCAGCGACCAGATGGCACCCGATGCCATTCTGGCCGGGCTGGAAGACCGCTTTGCCCTGCTCTCACGCGGGCGCCGCACCGCCCTGCCCCGCCACCGGACCCTGAGAGGCGCGCTCGACTGGAGCTATGCCCTGCTCGATCCGATGGACCAGACCATTCTGCGCCGTCTTGCCGTGTTCAAATCCACCTTCGATCTTGAAGCGGCGGCTGCCGTGACGCGCGATCTGCAACTGCCGCCTTATCGACTGGCCGATGCGCTGGCCGATCTGGTCGCCAAATCGCTGCTCAATCAGACGGTCGATCCGGTCGGCGGCTATCGCCTGCTCGACACGACGCGTTACTACGGCATCGAGCAGCTGGACCTTGCTGCGGAAGGCACGGTCACGCGCGGCTTTCATGCCGAATATCTGCTGAAACACCTCGATGACAGCGCGCGGGGCTGGGAAGGCAATGCGCTGCGGCCATGGCTGGCAACCTACAGCCGCGCGATCGAGGATGTGCGCGCCGCCCTGATCTGGGCGCGCAGTGACGCGACCAAGCTGACTCTGGCCATCGAGATCCAGATCAAGAGCGCCGTGCTGTGGTTTCACCTCTCGCTGGCGAAGGATTATCTGCGCCACACCGAAGTCGCGCTGGCGGGCATCACGCAAGCCGATGTGCCCACGGACCTGCGCGCCGAGCTGTTCCTCGGCTACGGCCATGCGCTGTGGCATGTTGCCGGGCCTGTCCCGGCGATGGGCGAGGCCTTCGCGCAAGCCCTGACACTGGCCGAAACCAACGGATCGGAAGGGCTGATCCTGCGCGCCCGCTGGGGCCTCTGGGCCCATGCCATTCTTGCCGGCGATTATGCCGACAGCCTGACGCTGGCCCGGCGCTTCACCCAAAGTCTGGGTGACAGCGATGATCTGGGCAACCGCCAGACCGCGCTGCATATGGAGGCGCTTTCGCTCCATTTCTCGGGCCGCCAGGGCGAGGCTCTGGAACGTCTGCTGGCCGTGCTGGCCGGCGATGCCGCGCCGGAGCGGGCCAACCATGCCAATCACGCGCTGGTCGATGGCAAGATTGCCGCGCTCAGCCTGTTGGCGCGCATCAGATGGCAGCAGGGCGAGATCGCGGAAGCGCTGGCGCTGGTGCGCGAGATTGCCATGGATATCGATCTGGTCGATCATGCGCTTTCCACCTGTTATGGCCTTGCCATCGGTTGCATTCCCATCGCCATGGCGGCGGGCGACAGCATGCTGGCCGAGGTGTGGATCGCCCGGCTGCGCAGCGTGACCAACCGTTTCGATCTCGATCATTGGGGCCGTTTCGCGCTGGGCTATGATGCGGCCTTGAAGGGCACGGGCGCTCTTCCCGCCGAAACCAGCGCCATGCAGAGCGAGATGTTCCGCGTCGCCGCCGATCCTCTGGCCGATGTGATCTGGCATAGCGCGAAGGCGTGA
- a CDS encoding NAD(P)-dependent alcohol dehydrogenase: MDVTAAVVRQAGGPFAIETLTLDAIRPDEVLVKIVGTGLCHTDLVVRDQVLPTPLPAVLGHEGAGVVEAVGAQVSALAPGDHVVLGFAACRACPQCDAGLPSYCEHFGALNFDGCRADGTQCLHDAAGAVSSHFFGQSSFATHAVVAAQNVVKVDKDVPLALLGPLGCGIMTGAGAVFHAIDLQEGESLLVIGGGPVGLSAVMAARVRGASRILLADPVASRRAAALDLGATDVIDVTQGDLAGQVRQLLPAGVSGVLDSSGVVQAIEGGVAALAPRGRLAMVGVPRSLDASISLNIVQMLSRGIRVCGVTEGDADPQIFLPQLIDLYRAGRFPFDRLISTYPLDRINEAVADQHAGHCVKVVLTMSE, translated from the coding sequence ATGGATGTGACGGCTGCGGTGGTCAGGCAGGCAGGCGGCCCCTTCGCCATCGAGACCTTGACGCTCGACGCGATCCGCCCCGACGAGGTGCTGGTGAAGATCGTGGGCACGGGCCTGTGCCACACCGATCTGGTGGTGCGCGATCAGGTGTTGCCGACGCCTTTGCCCGCCGTGCTGGGGCATGAGGGAGCCGGTGTGGTGGAGGCGGTGGGCGCACAGGTGTCCGCTCTGGCGCCGGGCGACCATGTGGTGCTGGGCTTTGCCGCCTGCCGCGCTTGCCCGCAATGTGATGCGGGGCTGCCTTCCTATTGCGAGCATTTCGGGGCGCTCAACTTCGACGGCTGCCGGGCGGATGGCACGCAATGTCTGCATGATGCGGCAGGCGCGGTCAGCAGCCACTTCTTCGGCCAGTCCTCCTTTGCCACCCATGCGGTGGTGGCCGCGCAGAATGTGGTCAAGGTGGACAAGGATGTGCCGCTGGCCTTGCTGGGCCCGCTGGGCTGCGGGATCATGACCGGCGCGGGGGCGGTGTTTCACGCGATTGACCTTCAGGAGGGCGAAAGCCTGCTGGTGATCGGTGGCGGCCCGGTGGGCCTTAGCGCGGTGATGGCGGCCAGGGTGCGGGGGGCGTCGCGCATCCTGCTGGCCGATCCGGTGGCATCGCGCCGGGCTGCCGCGCTCGATCTGGGCGCCACCGATGTGATCGATGTGACGCAAGGCGATCTGGCCGGGCAGGTGAGGCAGCTATTGCCCGCTGGCGTGTCCGGCGTGCTGGACAGTTCGGGCGTGGTTCAGGCCATCGAGGGCGGCGTGGCCGCTCTGGCGCCGCGCGGGCGGCTGGCGATGGTGGGGGTGCCGCGCTCGCTCGATGCGTCGATCTCGCTCAACATCGTGCAGATGCTGTCGCGCGGGATCAGGGTCTGTGGCGTCACCGAGGGCGATGCCGATCCGCAAATCTTCCTGCCGCAGCTGATCGACCTCTATCGCGCGGGGCGGTTTCCCTTTGACCGGCTGATCTCCACCTATCCGCTCGACCGGATCAATGAGGCGGTGGCCGATCAGCATGCCGGCCATTGCGTGAAAGTGGTGCTGACGATGTCTGAATGA
- a CDS encoding helix-turn-helix domain-containing protein produces the protein MTMMSATAAPTSLVHAISLLDQAASAIGGDAPLARDRISAARDILLGRRAEEPKITGGGLAPWQARRIIAHIEAHLEETIANDELAELIKLSTGHFTRAFRQTFNTTPHAYVLNRRVDLAAEMMTGGHEKLAIIAAACGFHDQSHLSRIFRRVKGVTPAVWRRRHAIVAMAAA, from the coding sequence ATGACCATGATGTCCGCAACCGCCGCCCCCACCTCGCTGGTTCATGCCATCAGCCTGCTCGATCAGGCCGCCTCGGCCATTGGCGGCGACGCGCCTCTCGCCCGTGACCGTATCTCTGCGGCGCGTGACATTCTGCTGGGCCGCCGGGCCGAGGAACCGAAGATCACCGGTGGCGGCCTCGCCCCCTGGCAGGCCAGGCGCATCATCGCCCATATCGAGGCGCATCTCGAAGAGACCATCGCCAATGACGAGCTGGCCGAGCTGATCAAGCTGAGCACCGGCCATTTCACCCGCGCCTTCCGCCAGACCTTCAACACCACGCCTCACGCCTATGTGCTGAACCGCCGCGTGGATCTGGCCGCCGAGATGATGACCGGCGGCCATGAAAAGCTGGCGATCATCGCCGCCGCCTGCGGTTTCCACGATCAGTCGCACCTCAGCCGCATCTTCCGCCGCGTGAAGGGCGTCACTCCCGCTGTCTGGCGCCGCCGCCACGCCATTGTCGCCATGGCCGCAGCATGA
- a CDS encoding alpha/beta hydrolase fold domain-containing protein, whose amino-acid sequence MMASHQTARPDPMVQTFLDQQNEGLPPRLSALPGQPIAPEMVLFRPSGNDRAILPALAYHGLPACAPWTRHHALQALAERSGRLVFWNLAPDPSALSWVARHGPAFGADPDRLAVAADGVAAIGLIHEICARRQPPALAALLLATPVLGPAAPFAPQDAYLAQAHAAAVEQAEQRAAVHGWPLDLAQEQLRQLPPTLVLTAELDGFRDSAEGFARRLAAIDNDGAAMRCLGAIAHVTWLPPLLGAPVSLMAQQAMASFLQDIAG is encoded by the coding sequence ATGATGGCCTCCCATCAGACGGCGCGCCCCGATCCCATGGTCCAGACCTTTCTCGACCAGCAGAATGAGGGGCTGCCCCCTCGCCTGTCAGCCCTGCCCGGCCAGCCCATCGCGCCGGAGATGGTGCTGTTCCGCCCCTCCGGCAATGACCGTGCGATCCTTCCCGCGCTGGCCTATCACGGCCTGCCCGCCTGCGCGCCCTGGACCCGCCATCACGCGCTTCAGGCTCTGGCCGAGCGCAGCGGGCGGCTGGTGTTCTGGAACCTTGCGCCCGATCCTTCCGCGCTGAGTTGGGTCGCCCGCCATGGTCCAGCCTTCGGCGCCGATCCGGATCGCCTCGCGGTGGCGGCCGACGGCGTGGCGGCCATCGGGCTGATCCATGAGATATGCGCCCGGCGGCAGCCTCCGGCTCTGGCGGCGCTGCTGCTTGCCACGCCCGTGCTGGGGCCGGCCGCGCCCTTCGCGCCGCAGGATGCCTATCTCGCCCAAGCCCATGCGGCGGCGGTGGAACAGGCGGAGCAGCGCGCTGCGGTCCATGGCTGGCCGCTCGATCTGGCGCAGGAGCAGTTGCGCCAGCTGCCGCCGACCTTGGTGCTGACCGCCGAACTCGACGGCTTTCGCGACAGCGCCGAAGGTTTCGCCCGGCGCCTTGCCGCCATCGACAATGACGGCGCCGCGATGCGCTGTCTGGGCGCCATCGCCCATGTCACCTGGCTGCCGCCACTGCTCGGCGCGCCGGTCTCGCTGATGGCGCAGCAGGCGATGGCCAGCTTTCTGCAGGACATCGCCGGATGA